In Plodia interpunctella isolate USDA-ARS_2022_Savannah chromosome 30, ilPloInte3.2, whole genome shotgun sequence, the following proteins share a genomic window:
- the Tapdelta gene encoding translocon-associated protein subunit delta, whose product MFTKYILTLFFVVLSGRALAESCKNPKVEAASFTSLDATVVTQIAYITEFTLKCDNELPENYALYAEVEGKPLAAARVGKNKYQVSWTEEPAKARSGTHKVHILDEEGWASLRRARRADPAAVVAPLLAIELQHPGSYSGPWVNSELLATVTSIFVAYVALRNKSKILA is encoded by the exons atgttcacaaaatatatcCTAACTTTATTCTTCGTCGTACTATCCGGCCGTGCCCTGGCCGAGAGCTGTAAAAATCCAAAAGTGGAGGCAGCTTCATTTACCAGTCTAGATGCGACGGTTGTAACACAAATAGCTTACATTACTGAATTCACACTGAAATGTGATAATGAGCTACCTGAGAACTACGCTTTGTATGCTGAAGTCGAAGGGAAACCTCTGGCTGCGGCGCGAGTCGGCAAAAACAAGTACCAG gtgTCCTGGACTGAAGAACCTGCCAAAGCACGCTCTGGCACACACAAGGTGCACATCTTAGATGAGGAAGGCTGGGCTTCTCTCAGACGTGCGCGTCGTGCTGATCCCGCCGCTGTCGTGGCACCTCTGCTGGCAATTGAGTTGCAGCATCCCGGCA gttACTCTGGACCGTGGGTGAATTCAGAATTGCTTGCCACAGTGACCTCAATCTTTGTCGCATATGTCGCTCTCCGCAACAAGAGCAAGATTTTggcataa